The proteins below are encoded in one region of Solidesulfovibrio sp.:
- a CDS encoding class I SAM-dependent DNA methyltransferase has protein sequence MSVRNVVKSIQDIMRQDVGVDGDAQRISQLCWMFFLKILDDQDQELELLKAEYQSPIPEKFQWRNWAADPEGITGDELLNFVNSELFPTFKELPLSGAPGDRRRVVREVFEDAYNYMKSGQLMRQVINKINQVDFNDLAERKHFGDIYEQILTDLQSAGNAGEYYTPRAVTAFMVDRIDPKPGELLLDPACGTGGFLTCSIRHMRDRYVKRVEDEQLMQRSLRAVEKKQLPHMLCVTNMLLHGIEDPSFVRHDNTLARPYISYSASDRVDVVVTNPPFGGREEDGIESNFPKHFQTRETADLFLALIIRLLKPSGRAAVVLPDGTLFGEGVKARLKEHLLEECNLHTIVRLPNSVFKPYASIGTNLLFFVKGEPTKDIWFYEHRVPEGQKAYSMTRPIRFEHLQGCRDWWDNREENEVAWKVAVDEVKARGYNLDFKNPHFEEDDLGDPEELLAKLEQSEQETAQLRDQLKGILAEALLQ, from the coding sequence ATGTCTGTCCGCAACGTAGTCAAGTCCATCCAAGATATCATGCGTCAGGATGTTGGCGTTGATGGTGATGCCCAGCGAATTTCCCAGCTCTGCTGGATGTTCTTCCTGAAAATCCTTGATGACCAGGACCAGGAGCTTGAACTTCTCAAGGCCGAATATCAGTCGCCGATCCCTGAGAAGTTTCAGTGGCGCAATTGGGCTGCCGATCCCGAGGGGATTACCGGTGATGAATTGCTTAACTTCGTCAACTCAGAGCTTTTCCCTACGTTCAAGGAGCTCCCTCTTTCTGGTGCTCCTGGTGATCGGCGTCGGGTAGTTCGAGAAGTATTCGAAGATGCCTACAACTACATGAAGTCCGGCCAGCTTATGCGGCAGGTCATCAACAAGATCAATCAGGTCGATTTCAACGACTTGGCCGAGCGGAAGCACTTCGGCGACATCTACGAACAGATTCTGACCGACCTTCAGAGTGCCGGGAATGCCGGCGAGTATTATACGCCCCGGGCGGTCACCGCCTTCATGGTGGACCGGATCGACCCCAAGCCCGGCGAACTGCTGCTTGATCCAGCCTGCGGCACCGGCGGTTTCCTCACGTGCTCCATCCGGCACATGCGCGACCGGTACGTGAAACGAGTCGAGGACGAACAGCTCATGCAGCGGTCCCTGCGCGCGGTGGAGAAAAAGCAGCTCCCCCACATGCTCTGCGTGACCAACATGCTCCTGCACGGCATCGAGGACCCGAGCTTCGTGCGCCACGATAACACCCTGGCCCGGCCCTACATCAGCTACAGCGCCAGTGACCGGGTGGATGTCGTCGTCACCAACCCTCCTTTCGGTGGGCGTGAGGAAGACGGCATCGAGTCGAACTTCCCGAAGCATTTCCAAACTCGGGAAACTGCCGACTTGTTTCTGGCCTTGATCATCCGACTGCTCAAGCCAAGTGGTCGGGCCGCCGTGGTTCTCCCTGACGGCACCCTTTTCGGCGAGGGCGTCAAGGCCCGGCTGAAGGAACACCTTTTAGAGGAGTGCAATCTCCATACGATCGTACGGTTGCCGAACAGCGTGTTCAAGCCATACGCCAGCATCGGCACCAACCTGCTGTTTTTCGTCAAGGGGGAACCGACCAAGGACATCTGGTTCTACGAGCACCGCGTTCCCGAGGGTCAGAAAGCTTACTCGATGACCCGTCCGATTCGGTTCGAGCATCTCCAAGGATGCCGCGACTGGTGGGACAACCGCGAGGAAAACGAGGTTGCCTGGAAGGTCGCGGTCGATGAGGTCAAGGCCCGGGGCTACAACCTCGATTTCAAGAATCCCCATTTCGAGGAAGACGACCTTGGCGACCCCGAGGAGCTGCTTGCCAAGTTGGAGCAGTCCGAGCAGGAAACCGCCCAACTTCGGGATCAGCTGAAAGGTATCTTGGCGGAGGCGTTGCTTCAATGA
- a CDS encoding phage protease — protein MELAQGTPLEMTPPPAGSAGPPVWVHILPVGRFQCRDGRGPFVMNDPQAVINNTVAYHGTADIPVDYDHQLLWTRNNGQPAPAAGWIKELAAKPDGIWGRAEWTQVAAARIVAKEYRYLSPVFLYDAAGTVMKIECVALVNNPALELTAIASVGFGTFGPPALSAEERAVCSQLGLSEAEFYRANQRSQHEKAECARQVVEDHEICSRLGISLADYLNIKQQG, from the coding sequence ATGGAGTTGGCACAAGGAACCCCCCTTGAGATGACGCCGCCCCCGGCCGGAAGCGCGGGACCGCCTGTGTGGGTTCACATTCTGCCCGTGGGGCGATTTCAATGCAGGGACGGGCGTGGGCCGTTCGTGATGAACGATCCCCAGGCCGTCATCAACAACACCGTGGCGTACCACGGGACAGCGGACATCCCCGTGGACTATGACCACCAGCTTCTTTGGACCAGGAACAACGGCCAGCCGGCCCCGGCCGCTGGCTGGATCAAGGAGCTTGCCGCCAAACCGGACGGCATCTGGGGGCGCGCGGAGTGGACCCAAGTAGCGGCCGCCCGCATTGTGGCCAAGGAATACCGCTACCTGTCTCCCGTCTTCCTCTATGACGCGGCCGGCACTGTCATGAAGATCGAGTGCGTGGCCCTGGTAAACAATCCGGCCCTGGAGTTGACGGCCATCGCATCGGTCGGCTTCGGCACGTTCGGACCGCCGGCCTTGTCGGCCGAGGAAAGGGCCGTCTGTTCGCAGTTGGGCCTCTCCGAGGCCGAGTTTTACCGGGCGAACCAGCGCAGCCAGCATGAAAAAGCGGAATGTGCGCGCCAAGTCGTCGAGGATCATGAAATATGCTCCAGGCTTGGCATTTCCCTGGCCGACTATCTCAACATCAAGCAACAAGGATAA
- a CDS encoding restriction endonuclease, giving the protein MTIDGGREYYVRTPLFPLYSEVRKLLRIWEGIPKQDLRSMQNDLMAQTGTPKNPVDWSDPDQWIEERLAGKSKDLALRIWAASEKSVNPRHTYGSYLFIIFHQLLGVCDEGTFKLTERGRLFVDEDPEVVRKIDEVEGLPKLLSILAAYSPARRSDLLGDWTEYLTEYSKFGTASTIKDTLRRRILNLVERGYISREGNTYSITDAGVAYAADLIDPVEDSSHKQVLQAVRAYNEEQVASLREYLGKMNPYKFEALVKDLLEAMDYEDVVVTKQSGDKGIDVIANYQFGITQIKEVVQVKRQQGTITRPILDQVRGSLPYHQAIRGTIITLGRFAKGCQEAAIYPGAAPITLIDGDKLMELLQKHGVGVKKKQISIIEVDDSYLASMEPESELDPSV; this is encoded by the coding sequence ATGACTATCGACGGCGGCAGAGAGTATTATGTCAGGACGCCTTTGTTCCCTCTTTATAGTGAAGTCCGTAAGCTTTTGCGGATTTGGGAGGGGATACCGAAGCAAGATTTGCGTTCAATGCAAAACGACCTTATGGCGCAAACGGGGACACCGAAGAATCCCGTTGATTGGAGCGATCCTGATCAGTGGATAGAAGAGAGGCTGGCTGGCAAGTCGAAAGATCTTGCTTTACGGATATGGGCTGCTAGTGAAAAGTCGGTGAATCCTCGGCACACCTATGGTTCTTACCTTTTTATAATCTTCCACCAGCTTCTTGGTGTTTGCGACGAAGGTACCTTTAAGTTGACCGAACGGGGGCGTCTTTTTGTTGATGAAGACCCCGAAGTTGTAAGGAAGATCGATGAAGTTGAGGGGTTGCCGAAGCTATTAAGTATTCTGGCAGCCTATTCTCCGGCAAGACGAAGTGACCTGCTTGGCGATTGGACTGAATATCTTACAGAGTATTCAAAGTTCGGAACTGCATCGACAATTAAAGATACTTTGCGTCGACGAATACTAAATTTAGTCGAAAGAGGCTATATAAGTCGAGAAGGAAATACTTATTCTATTACGGATGCTGGCGTTGCATATGCTGCCGACTTGATCGATCCTGTGGAAGATAGTTCGCACAAGCAGGTTCTTCAAGCTGTTCGTGCGTACAATGAAGAGCAAGTTGCAAGTTTGCGTGAGTATCTTGGCAAGATGAATCCGTATAAATTTGAAGCTCTTGTGAAAGACTTGCTTGAAGCTATGGACTATGAAGATGTTGTAGTTACAAAGCAAAGTGGCGACAAGGGTATTGATGTAATAGCTAATTATCAATTTGGCATTACTCAGATAAAGGAAGTCGTTCAGGTTAAGCGGCAGCAAGGTACGATTACACGCCCAATCCTCGATCAGGTCAGAGGTTCTCTCCCCTATCATCAGGCAATTCGGGGTACTATCATCACCTTGGGCCGATTTGCAAAAGGATGCCAGGAAGCAGCTATCTATCCAGGGGCAGCTCCTATTACCTTGATAGATGGTGACAAGCTTATGGAGTTGCTTCAAAAGCATGGTGTTGGCGTGAAGAAAAAGCAAATTTCCATTATAGAGGTCGATGATAGCTATCTTGCTAGTATGGAACCCGAATCCGAACTCGACCCGTCCGTTTGA
- a CDS encoding glutaredoxin family protein has protein sequence MSAKVKIYTLSTCSHCTQAKDFLDERKVAYDPVSVDFMSGDDRTKVLDTLRKLNPAITFPTIVIGEKVIVGFRREEIEAALKEANIETEVKSSTWQQP, from the coding sequence ATGTCTGCCAAAGTAAAAATCTACACCCTCTCAACCTGCTCACATTGCACCCAAGCTAAAGACTTTCTCGACGAACGCAAGGTGGCCTACGACCCCGTCAGCGTGGACTTCATGTCCGGCGACGACCGAACCAAGGTTCTCGACACCCTCCGCAAGCTCAACCCGGCAATCACGTTCCCAACCATCGTCATCGGCGAAAAAGTGATCGTAGGATTTCGCCGCGAAGAGATTGAAGCTGCCCTCAAGGAGGCCAACATTGAGACGGAAGTCAAATCTTCGACTTGGCAGCAGCCTTGA
- a CDS encoding restriction endonuclease, whose product MAIWLVRAGSHGEYEQKFIQENRVYVTWDGLDVDLSMLHDRKELVDLMGRIYPDAKPKTIQNWASQVWPFAHEIKQGDLVVVPLKSQPVIYFGEVVGDYHFEPEGPDPYYHWRPVKWVGEAIPRSNFSQDILYTFGAFMTICRVQRNDAEARINAMRANNWQPESLRAATVQPTATDEEGIVAGPDLEELARDQIARAIEAKFKGHDLTRLVEAVLQAQGYTTYRSPEGADGGADILAGAGPHGFGQPRLCVEVKSGSTPTDRPTVDKLLGAVTKFGATEGLFVSWGGFKPNVQKELAASFFRVRLWSQKELLEQLFSTYEELDADLKAELPLKRIWTVTPQEQ is encoded by the coding sequence ATGGCAATTTGGCTAGTTCGTGCAGGTTCCCACGGGGAATACGAACAGAAGTTCATCCAAGAAAACCGCGTCTACGTGACATGGGATGGACTTGATGTCGATCTCAGTATGTTGCATGACCGAAAGGAACTTGTCGATCTCATGGGGCGCATCTACCCTGATGCAAAACCCAAGACGATCCAGAATTGGGCAAGTCAAGTGTGGCCGTTTGCCCATGAAATCAAGCAGGGCGATCTTGTCGTAGTTCCACTCAAGTCCCAGCCCGTGATCTACTTCGGTGAAGTTGTCGGCGATTACCACTTCGAGCCGGAAGGGCCAGACCCCTATTATCATTGGCGGCCGGTGAAATGGGTTGGCGAGGCTATCCCCCGGTCGAACTTCAGTCAGGACATCCTCTACACCTTCGGCGCGTTCATGACGATTTGCCGGGTGCAGCGCAATGATGCCGAAGCTCGCATCAACGCTATGCGCGCCAATAATTGGCAGCCGGAGTCCTTGCGGGCCGCGACCGTGCAGCCGACGGCAACGGACGAAGAGGGCATCGTCGCCGGCCCTGACCTTGAAGAGCTTGCGCGGGACCAGATCGCCCGTGCCATCGAGGCGAAGTTCAAGGGCCATGACCTGACGCGACTCGTCGAGGCCGTCCTGCAGGCCCAGGGCTACACGACCTACCGCAGCCCAGAAGGAGCTGATGGCGGCGCGGATATCCTTGCCGGGGCCGGGCCGCATGGATTTGGCCAGCCACGGCTTTGCGTCGAGGTGAAGTCTGGTTCGACGCCCACCGACCGGCCAACCGTCGACAAGTTGCTGGGAGCCGTCACCAAGTTCGGTGCTACAGAGGGACTCTTCGTCTCTTGGGGAGGCTTCAAGCCAAATGTACAAAAGGAACTCGCCGCAAGTTTCTTCCGAGTAAGGCTTTGGTCGCAGAAGGAATTACTTGAGCAGTTGTTCTCGACGTACGAAGAACTTGATGCAGATTTGAAGGCTGAGCTTCCGTTAAAACGGATATGGACTGTTACTCCGCAAGAACAATGA
- a CDS encoding restriction endonuclease subunit S, whose protein sequence is MNAARLLEYFDRIAEAPDAVSRLRKFILDLAVRGKLVEQDPNDEPTSELVSQIKYETDCRKRGGKFKEPTTALSFDIGELPFSVPKTWSCVRFIELAEVGYGFAFDSNCFNSERRGMPLIRIRDISNKDTEAYYEGEYQDLYITCPGDILVGMDGDFNVRIWSGPLGLLNQRVMRARNWLCGLNRDYIAIPLQAILNYLHQGTSLTTVKHLSAKQVNGILIPLPPLAEQHRIVAKVDELMALCDRLEASQAKRESRRDRLASASLKRIGQPKDVSNGEEFRENVRFHLDHLPRLATRPEHVKELRQTILNLAVRGKLVPQDPNDEPASELLKKIQGEKVRLTKAGLIRKQNSLSVLSKTEIPFIGPFAWEWARLGDIGLTQTGTTPSSNNPEYFGDYIPFVKPADLTGNCINYRGDGLSREGISHSRLIQKNSVLMVCIGSSIGKVNLSTRDVCCNQQINAITPCFSELTPFVHLALSSDYFRNLVLANAGMGTLPILSKGKWEILPIPLPPLAEQHRIVAKVDELMDLCDQLEVQLTTSQRRRSRLLEATLCEALGVTCLPVARPTPSPVLSAPPRSEPTLDVQSPRLVDTPKAAVQGRLVEQPTPQVGKPRAANGDVPGAILAHMHPGQEYSRAQLAEALGLSVYEWNMAIRELKESGRVVQTGERRGARYRIN, encoded by the coding sequence ATGAATGCCGCCCGTTTGCTCGAATACTTCGACCGAATCGCCGAAGCTCCTGATGCTGTGTCCAGGTTGCGGAAATTTATTCTTGATCTCGCCGTTCGTGGGAAGTTGGTCGAACAAGACCCGAATGATGAGCCAACTTCGGAGTTAGTCAGTCAAATTAAATATGAAACAGATTGCCGAAAGAGGGGTGGAAAGTTCAAAGAGCCTACTACGGCATTGAGTTTCGACATAGGTGAATTGCCATTCAGCGTTCCAAAGACATGGTCATGTGTTCGTTTTATTGAACTTGCTGAAGTAGGCTACGGATTTGCATTTGACTCAAACTGTTTTAACTCGGAGCGGCGTGGAATGCCGCTGATTCGAATTAGAGATATCTCGAATAAAGATACTGAGGCATATTACGAAGGCGAGTATCAAGACTTATACATAACTTGCCCTGGGGATATCCTGGTTGGGATGGACGGTGACTTCAACGTCCGCATATGGTCCGGGCCACTTGGGTTGCTGAACCAGCGAGTGATGAGAGCTCGAAACTGGTTGTGCGGCCTGAATCGCGATTACATCGCCATTCCTTTGCAGGCTATTCTTAATTATTTGCACCAAGGGACCTCATTAACAACGGTGAAGCATCTTTCTGCAAAACAAGTTAATGGCATACTTATCCCTCTTCCTCCTCTCGCTGAACAACACCGCATAGTCGCCAAAGTCGATGAACTCATGGCCCTTTGTGACCGGCTGGAGGCCTCGCAGGCAAAGCGGGAGAGCCGGCGGGACAGGCTTGCATCCGCCTCCCTGAAACGCATCGGGCAGCCCAAGGACGTGAGCAACGGCGAGGAATTTCGGGAGAACGTGCGGTTTCACCTGGATCACCTGCCGCGCCTTGCGACCCGTCCCGAGCATGTGAAGGAACTTCGGCAAACCATTCTTAACTTGGCGGTGCGTGGGAAGTTGGTGCCGCAAGACCCGAATGATGAGCCGGCTTCGGAGTTGTTGAAGAAGATTCAGGGTGAAAAAGTTCGCTTAACTAAAGCTGGTTTGATTAGAAAACAAAATAGTTTAAGTGTATTGTCTAAAACAGAGATTCCATTTATTGGCCCATTCGCTTGGGAGTGGGCGCGCCTTGGAGATATTGGACTAACACAAACCGGCACTACTCCTTCATCGAATAATCCTGAGTATTTCGGCGATTACATACCATTCGTAAAACCTGCGGACCTAACTGGGAACTGTATTAACTATAGAGGTGACGGGCTTTCTCGGGAAGGAATAAGTCATTCTCGTTTAATACAAAAAAATTCTGTTTTGATGGTTTGTATCGGCTCATCGATTGGAAAAGTCAATCTGTCTACAAGGGATGTCTGTTGTAATCAACAAATCAATGCGATTACTCCATGCTTTAGCGAATTAACTCCGTTTGTCCACTTGGCGTTAAGCTCAGATTACTTTCGCAATCTCGTTTTAGCTAACGCTGGAATGGGAACGCTTCCTATCCTTAGTAAGGGCAAGTGGGAAATATTGCCTATTCCTCTCCCCCCGCTCGCCGAACAGCATCGGATTGTCGCCAAAGTCGACGAGCTGATGGACCTCTGTGATCAGCTAGAAGTTCAGCTTACAACCTCCCAGAGGAGACGAAGCCGGCTACTTGAGGCAACCCTATGCGAAGCCCTGGGCGTGACCTGCCTTCCTGTCGCTCGTCCAACGCCATCTCCTGTGCTGTCAGCGCCGCCCCGGAGCGAACCCACCCTTGATGTTCAATCTCCCCGGCTGGTCGATACACCTAAAGCGGCAGTACAGGGCCGTCTTGTCGAGCAGCCGACGCCGCAGGTTGGAAAGCCTCGTGCGGCTAATGGTGACGTCCCAGGGGCGATTCTGGCCCATATGCACCCCGGACAGGAGTACTCGCGTGCCCAGCTTGCGGAAGCCCTCGGCCTGTCGGTCTACGAGTGGAATATGGCCATACGGGAGTTGAAGGAGAGTGGGCGGGTCGTGCAGACTGGGGAGAGGAGAGGGGCGCGGTATCGGATAAACTAG